The genomic region AATAAAAGGCATTTCATTAGCTATTGCAAAAAATCAAGTTACGGCAATTATTGGCCCGTCTGGATGTGGCAAATCTACATTACTTCGATGTCTAAACCGCATGCACGAAGTTACTGAAGGTGCTTATGCTAGCGGTAAGGTTTTACTTGATAATGAAGATATTTATCGACGTGACATTGATCCCGTATCAGTACGTCGTCGTGTTGGTATGGTATTTCAAAGACCAAATCCGTTTCCGACTATGTCAATTCGGGATAATGTTTTAGCTGGTCTTAAACTTAATGGTGTTCGTACAAAAAATGATGACGAATTAGTTGAGAAAGCGTTGACTCAAGCTGCTCTCTGGTATGAGGTTAAAGATTCATTAGGACGTTCGGGTGCCAGTTTATCGGGTGGTCAACAACAACGTTTATGCATAGCGCGCTCTTTGGCTCTTGAGC from Deltaproteobacteria bacterium harbors:
- the pstB gene encoding phosphate ABC transporter ATP-binding protein, whose protein sequence is MRHAQKAIAESAISNNTIIANPETNNIQKMQIENLYAWFGKSEAIKGISLAIAKNQVTAIIGPSGCGKSTLLRCLNRMHEVTEGAYASGKVLLDNEDIYRRDIDPVSVRRRVGMVFQRPNPFPTMSIRDNVLAGLKLNGVRTKNDDELVEKALTQAALWYEVKDSLGRSGASLSGGQQQRLCIARSLALEPEVLLMDEPCSALDPIATAKIEELIHEIKDRYTIVIVTHNMQQAGRVSHYTAFLYMGELVEFCDTDTMFTLPNNPRTEDYITGRFG